A section of the Delphinus delphis chromosome 1, mDelDel1.2, whole genome shotgun sequence genome encodes:
- the ANGPTL7 gene encoding angiopoietin-related protein 7, translating into MLKETLSAVAWLCIFTVAFVSHPVWPQKPPKRKTPAELTVAGCCEEAKELRAQIANLSSLLSDLSRKQERDWVSVVMQVMELESNSKRMESRLTEAESKYSEMNNQMGIMQLQAAQTVTQTLADAIYDCSSLYQKNYRISGVYKLPPDDFLGSPELEVFCDMETSGGGWTTIQRRKSGLVSFYRDWKQYKQGFGSISGDFWLGNDHIHRLSRRPTRLRVEMEDWEGNMRYAEYSHFVLGNERNSYRLFLGNYSGNVGNDALVYHNNTAFSTKDKDNDNCLDKCAQLRKGGYWYNCCTDSNLNGVYYRLGEHSKHLDGITWYGWHGSSYSLKRVEMKIRPEDFQP; encoded by the exons ATGCTGAAAGAGACTCTCTCGGCCGTGGCCTGGCTCTGTATTTTCACTGTGGCCTTTGTCAGCCACCCAGTGTGGCCACAGAAGCCCCCTAAGCGCAAGACACCTGCAGAGCTCACCGTGGCCGGCTGCTGTGAGGAGGCGAAGGAGCTCAGGGCCCAAATTGCCAACCTAAGCAGCCTGCTGAGCGACCTGAGCAGGAAGCAGGAAAGGGACTGGGTCAGCGTGGTCATGCAGGTGATGGAGCTGGAGAGCAATTCCAAGCGCATGGAGTCGCGGCTCACAGAGGCCGAGAGCAAGTACTCCGAGATGAACAATCAGATGGGCATCATGCAGCTGCAGGCAGCGCAGACTGTCACCCAGACCTTGGCAG ATGCCATCTACGACTGCTCGTCTCTCTACCAGAAGAACTACCGCATCTCTGGAGTGTATAAGCTTCCTCCCGATGACTTCCTGGGCAGCCCTGAGCTGGAG GTGTTCTGTGACATGGAGACTTCAGGTGGTGGCTGGACCAccattcagagaagaaagagtggCCTTGTCTCCTTCTATCGGGACTGGAAGCAGTACAAGCAGGGCTTTGGCAGCATCAGTGGGGACTTCTGGCTGGGGAACGACCACATCCACCGGCTCTCCAGGCGGCCAACCCGGCTACGCGTGGAGATGGAG GACTGGGAGGGCAACATGCGCTACGCTGAGTACAGCCACTTTGTTTTGGGCAATGAACGGAACAGCTACCGCCTCTTCCTGGGGAACTACAGCGGCAACGTGGGGAACGATGCCCTTGTCTATCACAACAACACAGCCTTCAGCACCAAGGACAAGGACAATGACAACTGCTTAGACAAGTGTGCCCAGCTCCGGAAAG GTGGATACTGGTACAACTGCTGCACAGACTCCAACCTCAATGGTGTTTACTACCGCCTTGGGGAGCACAGCAAGCACCTGGACGGCATCACCTGGTACGGCTGGCATGGGTCTAGCTACTCCCTCAAACGAGTGGAGATGAAAATCCGCCCAGAAGACTTCCAGCCGTAA